GGTACTATTACAGGATCGCCGCTGTTAATGGTAGGGGGACCGGTAATGTTGCTCCTGCTGCTGAAGTTTCCGCACGCGCAAATTAGACATAGAAAATTTTTAACAATTTCAATGCTAAACCGCCTTGTTTTTTCCTCACTATTTTAGCAATGACTTAAACTCCCGCCTAAATTTCCTAATTTGAAGAGGAAAATAATTCTCTTCAATCTCCATCTTCACCAACTAAACACAAAAATCTCCCACACTCTTCAATTCTTATACTGATTGAATGAGCATTTGCTGATTCCCACAACCCGTTGACATTGTGAAAAAAACGGTATGATCTGTCTCTGAGCCCGGAGTTCGCCGGGATCGTCCATAACTTCTAATAAGGAAATAATATGGAAATTAAACCGAAACCGACCCCACAATGGGAGCGGGCGTCACATTACATTGCTAGCGGCAAGTGTCCATTGGATCTGCGTTGGCTCCTTTTCAATCGTAAACCAGATATGCTTCGCCATGGATGCGCAATCCAAGTTGGTAGGAGCGTGTTGGTTGACCACCAGCGGTTGATGCTGTTTTTGGAGGAATTGTCCCAACGCAACGAAGGATTGGTGCCACAGCGCTGATGCTGTTGAACTAAATCTTTGTGGCTAAAGGACATTCGTCCAAAAACAACAAAACCCCGGTCGTGAGAGGTAGGAACTCTGACGCCGGGGCTCAAGTTATAATATTTAAATATTGGATTAATATGTTAAATCAACATGAGAGAAAAGTCACGTCCAAATCAGGGTCTGACGACAATCTGGAAGACAGTGCTGATCCAACGGCTGAGTGGAGAAAACGCCGGGATCAGGCGATTCGGCAATACCATCAACTTGGGCTCTACCCGATACCTTTATCTGGCAAGAAGCCCTATCAAAAGCAATGGCAGAAGCTGGAAAAATACCAGGGCTTGGATACGGAAGCAGTGCTGAGGTTGTTTTCAGCAGAGGACAACGTGGGCTTGCTTTGTGGCATCCCGATGGAAGAGGGAAGGTTCCTGCGAGGAATCGACTACGACGATGATGTGCTATGGGAAACACACCTGCAAAAGTCTAATGATGACGAGGGCTATGAGTGGCTGAAGGGCGGCCCCGTTGTCGAAACCGGCAGTGGTAAACGCCATCATTACGTCCTTTCTGATACACCTGCTAAATTTGTTTTTGCAGGTGCTGGTGGTATTGCTGATCACGGCGGAGAAATCCAGGGGGAAGGCAGCCAACTGGTGGTTCCTCCCTCGATTCATCCAGTCACAAGGAAGGAATACCGCTGGCTCGATGAAAGTTGGCAGGACATCCACTTTGTTGATCACCTAACCCTGGCAGCAAGTTATCCGGCCAAGGCCGGTAAGCAAAAGTTCAACGGGCATTCCAAGAAAAAGGAGAAGCAAGGATTTTCCAGCAGTGATGCCGGAGATTTTGGCAATGACTCCACTTTCTACGATTACTCCACCATCGACTTCATTGCACTGTTCCAAAGTCGTGGCTGGGTGATTGAGGACAAGGGAGAGACTGTCATTGTTCTCTGTCCGAATAGAGAACAGCACACCGAGAACAGCGATGGGACAAGTTCCACCGTCATCTTGCGCACACCTGCAGGTGGGCAAAGATTCAAATGTCTTCACGGACATTGCGATCACTTATCGGATCGGGACAATCTTGTAGATTTATTGGGTGGTCCTTCGATTCTCGAAGGCTTTGCTAAGAAGCGGAACAGTTCAGCAGGCTCTCAGGAATCTGCGTCCACAGAAACGAAGGCACCACCAACAACTCCCTGGCTCCGGCTTGATCCACGCAGCAGACTCTATCACGTTCGTCAGATAGAGGCTGCCAATGCGTTTCGCAGAACGGATATCCAACTCGATGATCCGGAACTCGAGCAGAAACTGCTGGGTTTTCTGGAATCGCCATCTGGAGGAGAAGACATCAGTAGCACCCTGAATGCGCGCACCCTCGCTGATGTCCTCAAGCTGCTACGTACACAAGGTTCTTCAGGGGAGAAGGTCCGCTTACGACAGGCTAGCGATATCCCCATGGAATCGATTCAATGGCTTTGGAAAGACTGGCTGGGACAAGGCAAGTTTCATTTATTGGCAGGGCAGCCCGGTACTGGTAAGACCACCATCGCGATGCAGATGGCAGCCATTGTCTCTACAGGAGGCAACTGGCCTGACGGAAGTCAAGCGAAGGGAAGTAATGTCCTAATCTGGTCTGGAGAAGACGATCCAAAGGATACGTTGATCCCACGCCTTGCTTTAGCCGGTGCGGACCTGCAACGAATCAACTTCGTTGACACAGTATTTGATGAACAAGGTACACGCAGTTTTGATCCTGCCAAAGACCTACGGATACTGAC
This genomic stretch from SAR324 cluster bacterium harbors:
- a CDS encoding AAA family ATPase, giving the protein MLNQHERKVTSKSGSDDNLEDSADPTAEWRKRRDQAIRQYHQLGLYPIPLSGKKPYQKQWQKLEKYQGLDTEAVLRLFSAEDNVGLLCGIPMEEGRFLRGIDYDDDVLWETHLQKSNDDEGYEWLKGGPVVETGSGKRHHYVLSDTPAKFVFAGAGGIADHGGEIQGEGSQLVVPPSIHPVTRKEYRWLDESWQDIHFVDHLTLAASYPAKAGKQKFNGHSKKKEKQGFSSSDAGDFGNDSTFYDYSTIDFIALFQSRGWVIEDKGETVIVLCPNREQHTENSDGTSSTVILRTPAGGQRFKCLHGHCDHLSDRDNLVDLLGGPSILEGFAKKRNSSAGSQESASTETKAPPTTPWLRLDPRSRLYHVRQIEAANAFRRTDIQLDDPELEQKLLGFLESPSGGEDISSTLNARTLADVLKLLRTQGSSGEKVRLRQASDIPMESIQWLWKDWLGQGKFHLLAGQPGTGKTTIAMQMAAIVSTGGNWPDGSQAKGSNVLIWSGEDDPKDTLIPRLALAGADLQRINFVDTVFDEQGTRSFDPAKDLRILT